The following proteins are co-located in the Gloeocapsa sp. PCC 7428 genome:
- a CDS encoding TolC family protein has protein sequence MVKQQLCNGLWLSLSVVMTIAQPVEADTIQSTPVDKNTFLRQHNISYDSSLLSLTPTTEPVGTAASSLQKGGLTAEIMAQNNVPPTDNRNIVVPTVPTPATPGTAAPTAPEVRPPAQTPNYLNPSPNPLQFPTRPEEVRIQGTQPITFQQALELAQRNNRQLQVARLNLERSRAALREAQAALLPNASLNAGLNRSQSAQPNQGFPEQEAGASTVFNGTAQLSYDIYTSGERSSRIRAAEEQIRLNELQLEQTAQQLRLDVANDYYNLQAADELVRINQSAVTNAQASLRDAQALEQAGVGTRFDVLRSEVQLANATQELTNALSQQQNSRRQLAARLSLAQSVSLAAAEPVQIAGLWNLPLEDSIVLAFRNRAELQQQLAQRNISEAQRRIALSQLGPRVSVSTNYNVLDVFDDGSGLADGYSLGANVSLNLYDGGAARARARQEEANIAIAETNFADTRNQVRFEVEEAYNTLQSNLANIQTASVALEQAREALRLARLRFQAGVGTQTEVIDAENDLTNAEGNRVTAILDYNRALARLQRAISSGQPR, from the coding sequence GTGGTGAAACAACAATTATGTAACGGCTTGTGGTTGAGCCTTTCTGTAGTGATGACCATCGCTCAGCCGGTTGAAGCTGATACCATTCAAAGTACTCCGGTAGATAAGAACACATTTTTGCGACAGCACAATATCAGTTACGATAGCTCGTTACTCAGTTTAACTCCGACGACCGAACCTGTAGGCACTGCCGCATCTAGCCTTCAAAAAGGGGGTTTAACGGCTGAAATTATGGCGCAGAATAATGTTCCGCCTACAGACAATCGCAACATCGTTGTCCCTACGGTTCCTACTCCAGCGACGCCAGGAACTGCTGCACCAACTGCGCCTGAGGTGCGTCCTCCAGCACAAACGCCTAATTATCTCAATCCTAGTCCGAATCCACTACAGTTTCCCACGCGCCCAGAAGAAGTCCGAATTCAAGGAACTCAGCCTATTACTTTTCAACAAGCACTAGAACTCGCGCAGCGAAATAATCGACAACTCCAAGTTGCAAGGCTCAATTTAGAGCGGAGTCGTGCTGCTTTACGCGAAGCCCAAGCTGCTTTGCTTCCCAATGCTAGCCTCAATGCAGGGCTAAATCGCTCTCAGTCGGCGCAACCTAACCAAGGGTTTCCTGAACAAGAAGCTGGAGCTAGTACAGTTTTCAATGGTACGGCACAATTGAGCTACGATATTTACACATCAGGAGAAAGAAGCTCGCGGATTCGGGCAGCAGAAGAGCAAATCCGTTTAAACGAATTGCAGCTAGAGCAAACCGCACAACAACTGCGGCTAGACGTTGCCAACGACTACTACAATTTACAAGCCGCCGATGAGTTAGTCCGCATCAACCAATCAGCTGTGACGAACGCACAAGCAAGCTTACGCGACGCCCAAGCGTTAGAACAGGCTGGAGTGGGGACGCGATTTGACGTACTGCGGTCTGAAGTTCAACTTGCCAACGCAACACAAGAATTAACAAACGCTTTGAGCCAACAGCAAAATAGTCGCCGCCAGTTAGCTGCACGGTTGAGTTTAGCACAGTCGGTAAGTCTTGCGGCAGCCGAGCCAGTTCAAATTGCTGGTTTATGGAACTTACCGTTAGAGGATAGTATTGTCCTCGCGTTTCGTAACCGTGCAGAACTGCAACAGCAATTAGCGCAACGTAACATTAGTGAAGCACAGCGACGGATCGCACTATCACAACTAGGACCACGCGTGAGTGTCTCAACAAATTACAACGTGCTTGACGTTTTTGATGACGGTTCGGGTCTTGCCGATGGGTATTCGTTAGGCGCTAATGTGTCGCTGAACTTGTACGATGGAGGAGCCGCCCGCGCCCGCGCTCGGCAAGAAGAAGCAAATATTGCGATCGCCGAAACAAATTTCGCGGATACGCGTAACCAAGTCCGCTTTGAGGTCGAAGAAGCCTACAATACCTTACAGTCAAACTTAGCCAATATTCAAACAGCTTCGGTTGCCCTAGAACAAGCTAGAGAAGCCCTACGATTAGCACGGCTACGCTTCCAAGCTGGAGTAGGAACGCAAACCGAAGTCATTGACGCAGAAAATGACTTAACGAATGCCGAAGGCAACCGAGTCACCGCGATTTTGGACTATAACCGTGCTTTGGCAAGGCTACAACGGGCAATTAGCTCAGGTCAACCACGTTAG
- a CDS encoding pentapeptide repeat-containing protein, translating into MSLEPDSPQPNSVSPPPAVEPQPDELSDRAQNIELAPKGSLSQQALAALASMQSSQQQATINRLTTAQQGNRIPDLKAAGITLIAIAITMIGLALGNELVAWFGVVLSLLLSIAVLLPSLQAAIRELFSTQERSLFVAIAGIIAALFGIVELTGIHRRLLIWGSQINWEAFGTLAEWVGALGQILIAVLAVFVAWRQYVISKDLTIQQNLLTVQQNLITQQQTIDSYFQGISDLVLDDEGLLEDWPQERALAEGRTAAILSSVDRDGKAKILRFLSSSRLLTPLKRDSRLGRAILNGDGGYAEDRVFGVRVIDLGVMLAGADLSGTDLRWTDLSDANLIRVNLSRCDLVRANFARTILADAKFNGADFKGTRLFYGAAETASPRSRTEPPNYKTGEYTGAVIEGADFTNVQRMSESTRYYCCAWGGEKTRATVPGGCSGIPNKLGR; encoded by the coding sequence ATGTCGCTTGAACCAGATTCCCCCCAGCCCAATTCAGTTTCGCCTCCTCCAGCCGTTGAGCCGCAGCCCGACGAATTGTCCGATCGCGCTCAAAATATTGAACTTGCGCCCAAAGGTTCACTCTCACAACAGGCATTAGCAGCACTTGCCTCAATGCAATCATCGCAGCAGCAAGCAACTATCAACCGTTTGACAACCGCACAGCAGGGAAACCGCATTCCTGATCTCAAAGCAGCTGGGATTACGCTCATTGCGATCGCCATTACTATGATTGGGCTAGCGTTGGGTAACGAATTAGTTGCTTGGTTTGGAGTTGTGCTTAGCCTTCTCCTGTCGATAGCAGTACTACTACCCTCGTTACAAGCTGCGATCCGCGAGTTGTTCTCCACGCAAGAGCGATCGCTATTTGTTGCCATAGCAGGGATTATTGCCGCCTTATTCGGCATTGTCGAACTCACTGGTATCCATCGCCGTTTGCTCATTTGGGGTAGCCAGATTAACTGGGAAGCTTTTGGCACGCTTGCGGAATGGGTTGGGGCGTTAGGACAAATTTTAATTGCGGTGCTTGCAGTTTTTGTCGCGTGGCGACAATACGTTATTTCTAAAGATTTAACAATTCAACAGAACTTGCTTACTGTTCAGCAAAACTTGATCACGCAGCAGCAAACAATTGATAGCTACTTTCAGGGAATTTCTGACCTCGTATTAGATGATGAAGGATTGTTAGAAGATTGGCCGCAAGAACGAGCCTTAGCCGAAGGTCGAACAGCAGCAATTTTAAGTAGTGTCGATCGCGATGGTAAAGCTAAAATTTTGCGGTTTCTTTCTAGTTCCAGGTTACTCACCCCGCTCAAGCGCGACTCGCGTTTAGGTAGAGCAATTCTCAATGGTGACGGTGGCTATGCCGAAGACCGTGTTTTTGGAGTGCGCGTTATCGACTTAGGAGTCATGCTTGCTGGTGCGGATCTATCCGGTACCGATTTACGGTGGACAGACTTAAGCGATGCGAATCTCATTCGCGTGAACCTAAGTCGCTGTGACTTAGTCCGTGCCAACTTCGCCCGCACAATTCTAGCAGATGCTAAGTTCAATGGTGCAGATTTCAAGGGAACTCGTCTGTTCTACGGTGCTGCTGAAACCGCTAGCCCGCGCAGCCGCACGGAACCACCAAATTACAAAACAGGGGAATACACCGGCGCTGTCATTGAAGGTGCGGATTTCACAAACGTGCAGCGAATGTCCGAATCAACGCGCTATTATTGCTGTGCTTGGGGTGGAGAAAAAACCAGAGCAACAGTTCCTGGTGGTTGTAGTGGAATTCCGAATAAGCTGGGGCGGTGA
- a CDS encoding glycosyltransferase family 2 protein, which translates to MPKYSIVVPIFNEEKTIPALYQRLYKVMERLDGDVELILVNDGSRDRSLQLLRELHDKDSRVCYLSLARNFGHQIAVTAGLNFVRGQVAIVLDGDLQDPPELIPDMIEKWRQGYQVVYAQRTQRRQEGWFKRFTAYFFYRLLKRLADVDIPTDTGDFCLMDRQVVDVLNAMPERNRYIRGLRSWVGFHQTAIRFERDPRFAGEVKYTFTKSLALAVNGLVSFSKVPLRLSTYVGLLAAIVAILMALLVLYWRIFVPSSRLEGFAIILVAIFFIGAVQLVSIGILGEYVGRIYEEVKGRPLYTLAEVGGLNNKEMATPDNHTKAQSRSENR; encoded by the coding sequence TTGCCTAAGTATTCAATAGTCGTTCCCATTTTCAACGAAGAAAAAACGATTCCAGCGCTGTATCAACGCCTTTATAAAGTGATGGAGCGGCTTGATGGGGACGTCGAACTAATCTTAGTCAATGATGGTAGTCGCGATCGCTCACTGCAACTTTTGCGCGAACTCCACGATAAAGACTCGCGCGTTTGTTACCTGAGTCTCGCGCGGAACTTTGGTCATCAAATTGCGGTGACAGCAGGTTTAAACTTTGTACGCGGACAAGTGGCGATCGTACTCGATGGAGATTTACAAGATCCGCCCGAATTAATTCCTGACATGATCGAGAAGTGGCGACAAGGATATCAAGTTGTTTACGCCCAACGCACGCAACGCCGTCAAGAAGGTTGGTTCAAAAGGTTTACAGCTTATTTCTTTTATCGTCTCCTCAAACGCTTAGCCGATGTGGATATTCCCACCGATACAGGTGATTTTTGTTTGATGGATCGCCAGGTGGTAGATGTTCTCAATGCTATGCCTGAGCGAAATCGCTACATTCGTGGACTGCGATCGTGGGTAGGTTTTCATCAAACAGCGATTCGCTTTGAACGCGATCCGCGCTTTGCGGGAGAAGTGAAATACACATTCACCAAATCATTAGCGTTAGCGGTCAACGGCTTAGTATCTTTTTCTAAAGTACCGCTGCGACTATCGACTTATGTCGGATTACTGGCGGCGATCGTCGCAATTTTGATGGCACTTTTAGTACTCTATTGGCGAATTTTTGTGCCAAGTTCGCGTTTAGAAGGATTTGCGATTATTCTAGTAGCCATCTTCTTTATCGGCGCTGTTCAACTTGTGAGTATCGGCATTTTGGGCGAGTACGTCGGACGTATTTACGAAGAAGTCAAAGGAAGACCACTTTACACTTTGGCAGAAGTCGGCGGATTGAACAACAAAGAAATGGCAACTCCAGACAATCATACTAAGGCTCAATCACGTTCTGAAAATAGGTAA
- a CDS encoding fatty acid desaturase, translating into MTTSAVNAESKQPLALSWINVAFFGTVHAVAIAAFWNFSWSALGVTLFLHWLFGSIGICLGYHRLLSHRSLQVSPKWVEYAIATCGALAIQGGPIFWVASHRLHHAHTEDNDKDPYSSRRGFWWSHMLWIFYPRREFFEFGNYKRFAPDLARDPYYNWLDRNFLLLQIPLGIVLYLCGGWSFVIYGIFVRSVILWHTTWLINSATHLRGYQNFPVDDNSRNLWWAAILTYGEGWHNNHHAYPNVAKAGQRWWEVDMTWWAIKLLQTAGLAKKVVMPVTKA; encoded by the coding sequence ATGACAACATCAGCTGTCAATGCTGAGAGTAAGCAGCCACTTGCTCTTAGTTGGATTAACGTGGCATTTTTTGGTACAGTTCATGCGGTGGCGATCGCCGCATTTTGGAATTTTTCGTGGTCTGCATTAGGAGTGACGCTATTCCTCCATTGGTTATTTGGCAGTATTGGTATCTGTTTAGGCTACCACAGGCTTTTAAGCCACCGCAGCTTGCAGGTATCGCCTAAGTGGGTGGAATACGCGATCGCAACTTGCGGCGCGTTAGCTATTCAAGGAGGACCAATTTTTTGGGTAGCAAGTCACCGACTGCATCATGCGCACACTGAAGATAACGACAAAGATCCTTACTCTTCAAGGCGTGGCTTTTGGTGGAGTCATATGCTGTGGATCTTCTATCCCCGCCGAGAGTTTTTTGAGTTTGGCAACTACAAACGATTTGCTCCCGATCTTGCCCGCGATCCTTACTACAATTGGTTAGACCGCAATTTTCTCCTCTTACAAATTCCGCTTGGTATCGTGTTATATCTTTGCGGCGGGTGGTCGTTTGTCATCTACGGAATTTTCGTTCGTTCAGTGATCTTGTGGCACACAACTTGGTTAATTAACTCTGCAACGCACTTACGTGGTTATCAAAACTTCCCAGTCGATGATAACTCGCGAAATCTTTGGTGGGCAGCAATTTTAACCTACGGCGAAGGTTGGCACAATAATCATCACGCTTACCCCAATGTGGCAAAAGCGGGACAGCGCTGGTGGGAAGTTGATATGACTTGGTGGGCAATAAAACTTTTACAAACTGCTGGTTTAGCTAAAAAAGTTGTTATGCCAGTAACTAAAGCTTAA
- a CDS encoding TetR family transcriptional regulator, translating to MQYSRLLTLARMPTQNTSTRQRLINAAIELFATQGVIDTTTKAVAELAQVNEVTLFRHFGNKHGLLLAVISESAVFQELGETLRKQAQQTHSLSEAIKWYAGDRLTAIAQFPELVLSILGEARQYPVENRRIIGKYINQISHDVAEYLATVMQREQLRSQLPVEKLASLLNYFLLGYAIIELATESDEEHDREAFLNDLVQLFLGENIVSTSLEAITSTENVADLPANLVHAILQQAKKSGLRDYALVYVLFAAGLSPIDITHLERSHQISDPHQHLLQINQGSVRQVPVNQWIMGKRYGSYTRNPLTQWLKSRKDDCSALFLNDAGMPITEQEIKDRWQVITEKLLTPEGKEPAIEQAQQTWCVEMLVKGISIEDLSILTGWSLTKLQPYAQRAKQKLALEQALRLDQKS from the coding sequence ATGCAGTATTCCCGCTTATTGACACTAGCCCGTATGCCCACTCAAAATACTTCGACTCGACAACGATTGATTAATGCAGCGATTGAGTTGTTTGCGACTCAGGGAGTTATTGACACGACAACAAAAGCCGTTGCTGAGTTAGCCCAAGTTAATGAGGTGACGCTATTTCGGCATTTTGGGAATAAGCATGGTTTACTGCTTGCAGTTATTTCCGAGTCAGCGGTGTTTCAAGAGTTGGGGGAAACATTGCGCAAACAAGCCCAACAAACGCATAGTCTTTCAGAAGCGATTAAATGGTACGCAGGCGATCGCTTAACGGCGATCGCGCAATTTCCTGAATTAGTGCTGTCTATTTTAGGAGAAGCACGGCAATACCCAGTAGAAAATCGCCGCATCATTGGCAAATACATTAATCAAATCAGTCACGATGTTGCCGAATATCTAGCAACCGTGATGCAACGCGAACAGTTACGCAGCCAATTACCTGTTGAAAAACTTGCAAGCTTACTTAACTATTTTTTATTAGGCTACGCGATTATTGAATTGGCAACTGAATCTGACGAAGAACATGACAGAGAAGCGTTTTTGAATGACTTGGTTCAACTATTTTTAGGAGAAAACATAGTATCTACAAGTTTAGAAGCAATTACTTCAACTGAAAATGTGGCAGATCTACCAGCAAATTTAGTGCATGCAATTCTGCAACAAGCTAAAAAATCGGGTTTACGCGATTATGCACTCGTTTATGTTTTATTTGCAGCGGGTTTATCTCCAATAGATATTACTCATTTAGAGCGAAGTCATCAAATCAGCGATCCTCATCAACACTTATTACAAATTAATCAAGGTTCAGTCAGACAAGTTCCTGTTAATCAATGGATTATGGGTAAGCGCTACGGTTCCTATACTCGCAATCCACTGACACAATGGCTCAAAAGCCGCAAAGATGATTGTTCTGCCTTGTTTCTTAATGATGCCGGAATGCCAATTACTGAGCAAGAAATAAAAGATCGTTGGCAAGTAATAACAGAGAAATTACTCACACCAGAAGGAAAAGAACCAGCAATTGAACAAGCACAGCAAACTTGGTGTGTTGAGATGTTAGTTAAGGGAATCAGTATTGAGGATTTGAGTATTTTAACAGGATGGAGTTTAACAAAATTACAACCTTATGCTCAAAGAGCGAAACAAAAATTAGCTTTAGAGCAAGCCCTGCGTCTCGATCAAAAATCGTAG